One segment of Anatilimnocola aggregata DNA contains the following:
- a CDS encoding sigma-70 family RNA polymerase sigma factor produces the protein MSPPTLAGPVARDSDTSEICIYPRPEIESLLASARRGDRQSIGELLAHCRAYLTLLGSTHFQRRLRPRVSQSDIVQEAMLRAHAHFAQFRGHTERELMAWLREILVNSLARFVEQHVRTAKRDIRREISLDQIPGAMGALAQSPSAESYFAPHTSIPPDERPTLLAALLSQLPEHYREVLVLRNIQGLSFEEVAERLHRSPGATRMLWLRAIEKLRAVYRKAEQYD, from the coding sequence ATGTCGCCCCCCACGCTAGCAGGCCCGGTTGCCCGGGATTCTGACACGTCTGAAATTTGCATTTATCCGCGTCCAGAGATTGAGTCGCTACTGGCGAGCGCTAGGCGCGGAGATCGGCAGAGCATCGGCGAACTGCTCGCACATTGTCGTGCCTATCTGACACTGCTCGGTTCGACTCACTTCCAGCGACGGCTGCGACCACGTGTCAGCCAGTCTGATATCGTTCAAGAAGCCATGCTACGTGCGCATGCCCATTTCGCCCAGTTCCGGGGGCACACGGAACGCGAACTCATGGCCTGGCTGCGCGAGATTCTCGTCAACAGCCTGGCCCGATTTGTCGAACAGCACGTGCGCACGGCCAAGCGAGACATTCGCCGGGAAATTTCGCTGGATCAAATTCCAGGGGCAATGGGAGCATTGGCTCAATCACCGAGCGCAGAATCGTATTTCGCGCCTCATACCAGCATCCCGCCCGACGAGCGGCCGACATTACTGGCTGCTTTGTTGAGCCAACTGCCCGAACATTATCGCGAGGTACTTGTCCTCCGAAATATTCAAGGGCTTTCGTTCGAGGAAGTTGCGGAGCGACTGCATCGCTCGCCCGGTGCCACGCGAATGCTGTGGCTCCGGGCGATCGAAAAGCTCCGCGCGGTCTATCGGAAAGCGGAGCAATATGATTGA